The window TTTGAGGCAATTTGGATAAAGCCAGCGCATCAAATTTCCCGTCATCCTCAAGTTCTTTATCTTCTTCTAAGAATGAAATTTGAACTTTCCCTTTAAATTCAGAAGTTGCTTTTCTTTCAGAAATTCTCTGTTTGACATCTTGATATGCTTTGGAAATGATTCCCCGATCATCTGCTCCATAGCTTGAGCTTAAAGTCTCTTCAAAGGATTTTGAAAGTGATTTAAAAATAGAATTGTTAAAATTGATAATATTTGGGAGGCTTCTGAAATTTGTATCTAAATTGTTATTTTGAACATTACCTTTACCCATCTCCTCTTCCACTCGCTCTAAAAGCAATTTCATTTCTCCACCTCTCCATCTATAAATCGATTGCTTCACATCACCTACAAGCAAGTTGGTGTGACCTTGCGCAAGTGAATTTTCCAAAAGTGGTTTGAAACTTGCCCATTGGAATCCTGATGTATCCTGAAACTCATCAATTAGATAGTTTTTATATTGATTACCTACCTTTTCATAGATGAAAGGAGCATCATTCTCTTTAGTTATCTCTTTGAGAAATTCATTTGCATCAGAGATCAGAAGCATATTTTCTTCATCTTTTAAAGTAATAAGCTCCTCGAGCATATTTCTAAAAATTCCAAAAACATAAATATTTTTCCCTATCACTTCCAAGGTATTCCACTTGATTTCTAATGGTCGGAATTGTCCGAGAATCTGACCTAAACCTTGATGATAAGATGCGATGATTGCATCTTTGCTTTTACTCGTTTTAGAAAACCAACCATCTTCTCCAAATGCTAAGTCTTGTTGCAAATCAGATAAACTGGGAATTGGATATTTTCTATCCCCTAACTGATCAAATTTAAGTGCAAAAGATCTCGAAGAACCTGCAAAATCTGTCCAATCTAGACCATTTGCAATTCGAATTTGAGTAGCTTGGTTTTTAAGTTCTAAGGCAATTTTGAGAATATTAGTCTTTCTTTCCTTTATGTAACTTTGAAGTTCGGTGATGTTATTTTTATCCTTCAAAAACTCTCTGATTTCAGGAGCATATTTCTTGAAATCCTCCTGGAATATCTGTCTTCCGAGTTCTTTAATGTTTTTTCTTATATCCCAAGATTTCCCATTTTGGATCTGTTCTACAGCATAATCTACGAGCCATTTGTGCAGAAACTCATCATCCATCACCTGCATCACTACACGATCGACTACTTTTTCTAGAACAGCATCTTGATCTAATTCCACTTCAAATTTGGCATTGAGATCCATCTCTCTAGCAAATGCACGCACTACTTTTTGAAAAAAACTATCAATAGTATTGACAGAAAATCGCGAAAAATCATGCAGGATAGCAGTCAATGTTTGCGAAGCACGAAGTTGAAGCTCTTCAACAGAGAGACCAAGCGCAGCCATGATTTCACTATCCATTTTCTCATTTGGCTTGACATCGATTTTTAGGCGTTTCAGTTCTTTGATGATCCGCTCTTTCATTTCTTGCGTAGCCTTATTGGTAAAAGTTACCGCCAATATTGACCTGAAATTCTCTGGGTTTTTGAGGGCAAGTTTAAGATACTCCATGGTAAGCGTATATGTCTTACCCGAGCCTGCTGAAGATTTGTAAATGATAAAAGGTCTATCTGCCATAATCAAAAATTAAGATAAGCAAAACAAACTTAATTAAGCTAAAGAAAAAAATGAATGACAGTAGATGTCTGAAATAAATAAGCTCTCCAAAACATGAACTTTGGAGAGCTTATTTATTAAATCAACTTCTACAACTCTGTCCTAAATTAAACTGAAGAATTGATTTACTAGCTTAAATCCTTCGCAATATACATTTAATATGTAATAAAAAGCAATTTTTTATATTTAAAATACAAGAATTTTTTTTTCATCAAAGGGATGAACGGTTAAAAAACAGGGATGAAATATATTTTATAATTATATGAATATTTCTATAAAAATTAATTTATTTTTAGTTACTCTTAATTCCAAATTGACTAGAGATTTTGCTAAATCAAATTAAAGCTTCCCAAAGAACTTCTACAGGATGCTTTGCTCTTCTTGAAGTTCCGTCTGCAATTTGGTGCCTGCAGGATGTTCCGGGTGCTACTATTTGTGTTTCTAAGGAAGCCTCTCTCACCGCTGGAAAGAGTACCATCTCTCCTATCTGCATACTCAAATCATAGTGCTCTGACTCGTAGCCAAAAGAACCTGCCATGCCACAACATCCAGAAGGGATTACCTCCACTTGGTAGTTTTCTGGTAAGGATAATAATTTTTGCGTCCATGAAAGGGAAGACATTGCTTTTTGATGACAATGTCCATGAAGTTTGATTTTTTTGGATTCTTTGGTAAAAGATTCTGATTTGATATTTCCAGAAGCTATTTCTCTTCCTATAAATTCGTCAATTAATAAGGTATGGAATTTCAATTTCTTTGCTCCTTCCACAAATTCCTCGGAAACTAACTTTGGATACTCATCTCTAAAACTCAATATTGCTGAAGGTTCAATCCCAACCAAAAGTGAATTACCATCTATAATATTTTGAAAAACATCGACATTTCTATCAGCATGTTTCCTGGCTTTTTCAAGCAATCCTTTAGACAATGCCGATCGACCACTTTCATCATGATCTACCACTTTCACATCATAACCTAGTTTATTTAAAAGCTTAATCGCTACTATGCCTATCTCTGTATCATTATGATTGGTAAATTCATCAATAAATAAATAAAGTGACTTGATTACTTTTTTTGGCTTTGGTAAGTTTTCATAATTCTTATTATACCAATTTCTTAGACTTTGATTTGAAATTTTCGGAAGTTGACGCTTAGGCGCAACACCCAATATAGTTTTCATCAGACCACTTGTCCATGAATTCGTAAGACCGAAATTGGCTAATCCAGAAACTTTCGATCCTAATTCATTGAGTTCATTGATATGAGCAAAAGCCTTTGATCGAAGCGGAGTGCCATGTGTTTTATGGTATTGATACTGAAATTCGGCCTTCATAGATGACATATCTACATTAGAAGGACACTCTGCTGTACAGCCTTTGCATGATAAACATAAATCGAGGGCTTCTTTGATTTCTGAATGATCAAAGGCATTTTCTTTTTTGTCAAGGGTCAGAAATTCTCTTAACACATTTGCTCGACCTCTTGTCGTATCTTTTTCATTACGTGTTGCTTGATAACTTGGACACATTGTACCGCCTGATTCAGGAAGCTTACGACAGTCTCCCGAACCATTACATTTTTCAGCCAATCTCAAAATCCCTCCAGTCTGATCGAAATTGAGTAATGTCTTTAGAATGGGAGTTTCTACATCTGCTTCATAGCGAAGCGAAGTATTCATAGGAGCAGTATCTACAATTTTTCCTGGATTGAAAATATTATCTGGATCCCAAGTGTATTTAATTCGTCTAAAAAGCTGGTAGTTCTCCTCCCCCACCATCAATGGAATAAATGGTGCTCTTACCCTTCCATCCCCATGTTCACCACTCAAAGAGCCATTGTACTTTTTTACTAACTTGGCGACATCCAGAGAAATTTTGTAAAACTCTTCTTGATCGGATTTTTTCTTTAAATCCAAAATGGGTCTTAAATGAATCTCTCCTGCTCCTGCATGTGCATAATGAACAGGCTGCTGCCCATAAGACTCCATCATTTTATCAAATTCATCTATATAATTTGCTAAATCCTCGATATCAACTGCCGTATCTTCTATACATGCCACTGCTTTTGCATCACCTGGAATATTGGCCAAAAGACCCAAACCTGCACTTCTCAAAGCCCATGCTGATTTTGTCATACTAGGTTCTATCACAGGAAAAGCGTAACCTAAAGCCGCTTTTTGAAGATCTAAAATTAACTTTTCTGCTTTAAGTCTAGCTTCTTCTTCTGTTTTTCCGGTAAACTCCACCATCAACAAAGCCAAGGGATCGCCTTCCACAAAGTATCTATTTTTGCTATACTCTATACTTTCTTTGGTGCAGTCCAAAATAATCTTGTCCATCAACTCCACAGCTGTAGCAGGGTGCTTCATTGCAACCTGAGCTGCTTTCATACTTTCATGGATAGAGTTAAAATGTGCCGCAACAACGACTTCTATGGGATCAGGAAGTGGATCTAAAGAAATTTTTATTTCTGTGGTAAATGCTAACGTTCCTTCTGAACCTGCGAGTAGTTTACAAAAATTAAATGGGTCTCCATTTTCTGAAAATATTTCAGAATCCAGTAAATAATCGACTGCATAACCTGTGTTTCGTCTATGAATTGACTTTTTAGGGAAATTATCATTAATCTCTTTCTGTGTTTCTCTTTTCGAAAGTTCTTCCTTAATCTGCTGATATATTTTTCCTTCCAGAGAGTCTAATTGACATTTTTGCTGAAACTCAGCTTTACTCACTTGTCCAAAAGTAACGGAATTTCCATCACTCAAAATGGTATTAAGAGAAATCACTTTTTCTCTTGTAGTGCCATACACAATGGAAGTTGTCCCAGATGAATTATTGCCAACCATTCCACCGATCATGGCTCGATTGGCTGTAGAGGTAATCGGACTAAAAAATAACCCATGTGGTTTTAAGAACCTATTGAGCTCGTCTCTAACCACACCTGGCTGTACGCTAACCCACTTTTCTTCTTTATTAAATTCAAGAATCTTGGTAAAAGACTTGGAAACATCGACCACAATTCCATTCCCTACGCACTGTCCAGCTAAGGAAGTGCCCGCTGTACGTGGAATCAATGATGTTTGATGTTTTTTTGCAAAAGCAATCAACTTTTTGATGTCTGTATCATTTTTTGGAAAAGCGACAGCTAATGGAATCTCCCTGTAAACAGAAGCATCAGTGGCATAAAGTGTCTTTGTGAGTGTATCATATTTCAACTCCCCATCTAATTGAGAAGATAAACTCTGCAAAAAAGGCAATAGGTTAGGTTTAGATATAGGCATGTTCCAAAAATAACTAATCGAAGGTTTCCAAACTCTATTTTTTATCGGGAATATTTTCTAAAATCTTCTTTAATCAAAACATATTATGCAAGAGAGTAAAAAATCGAAAGAAGCATTTTCCCACTAAAACTGTCACAGATAATTTGTTCAATTTGAGAATCCCAATTACATTGGGTATATTGAGGTTGATAAACCCGAGAAATTATGGCAGGAATGACAGGATTTGATATGATTAATTCCACGAAGAATAATAGAAACCTCCGAAGTGGAAGAACTAAGATTTCTGATAATCCTTATAATCAAGGCAAAGAAAATCCTGCTTCCAGAGATCCTAAAAATTATTCAGAAATGATTAATGAAAGATTTGATCGAAGAGATCAAAGAAATCAATGTTCAGTCATCATTTTTGTTGTATTAAGCCTTCTGATGGGAATCTTTTTTTATTATTTGATGGTAGCTTAATTAATTCACTTCAATACACTCCAATTTTTTAAATTCCATGTTTATCTTTCTGAAAATTTTGGATTAATAATGTTTTTCTACCTCTCCCAATTCTTAAGTATTTTAGTAATGCCATTGAGCATTTGCTTGATTCTGATCATTTATGGATTTTTTCGAATGAAGAATAAAAAAGGAAATCGCATTTTAATTGCTGGTATCATTCTTTTAGTTTTCTTCAGTAACAAATTCATCAGCAATAGAGTAATGAACGCTTGGGAACCTGATTTTAAAGCAATTTCTTCCTTGCCTATTTATGAAATCGGAATAGTACTTACAGGTGTGACCAATTTGGACAAAAACACCAACGACAGAACGTTTTTCAACAAAGGAGCAGACCGAGCGACGCATGCAATGCAGCTTTATAAACTAGGCAAAATCAAGAAAATCCTCATCACAGGTGGTCAGGGGCTCAATCCTACCAATTCCAATACGGAAGCTGCACTTTTGAGAGACTTTATGCTTATTGCTGGCGTCGATGAAGGAGATATTATTTTAGAAGATCAGGCTAAAAACACATTTCAAAATGCTGTTTTCACAAAAGAAATATTGGATAACTTGGGCTATTCTGAAACTCAAAAACATCTTTTGATTACCTCTGCATTTCACATGTACCGATCAAAAGGTTGTTTTGATAAAGCCGAATTAATTACTGATACATATCCAGTTGACTACTATGGATATGATAATAAATTTGACCTTTCAAATTTGTTGTATCCCGATCCAAATTCGATCTTTATTTGGCAAAAACTTTTCAAAGAATGGATCGGAATTATGATGTATAAGATAGTTGGATATCTTTAAATTAAACTTACTCATCCAATTTTTATCTCTTCTTTTGATTCTCCACCTTCGATTTCTTCTACTAATTCAGCGTACCAATCTTCTCCAAATTTTCTGATTAAAGCATCTTTGAGGAATTTGTAAATCGGCACTCCAAGTTTAGAACCCAAAACGCAAGCCGCACTGCAAATATCCCAGCGATCATAATTTAATGCTTCGAAATCATCATACTTTTTTACTCTAATGGGATAGAGATGACAGGAAATCGGCTTTTTGTAAGCGATCTTACCATCAAGGTAAGCTTGTTCAATACCACATTTTAAAATTCCTTTTTCATCATAAAGCGCGTAGGCACATTCTCTATTGTCTCCAATGGTAGGTGTTCCTTTGTCTCCATCTTTATCGATGACCCAAGTTCCTTGTCTTTCAACAGCATCTCTTCCTTCTTGGGTAATGTAATCTTTAACTATTGGATAGATTTCTTCAATAATTTGGGTCTCCTCATCTTCAAGTGGGGCTCCGGCGTCTCCTTCTACGCAGCATGCTCCTTTGCATTTTTCCAAATCACAAACAAAAAATTGCTCTTTTATATCATCGCTTATTACAGCGTTGCCAACTAATATCATGCTTTATAATTTCTTTGATCGCAAAGCTACAAAAAAGCTTCTCTTTACCTCGATAAAAGGTTTGGATAATTATTCCTACACTTTTTCAAAGATGTTCATTTACTTAGAAAAAGCAATAACAAAAAAACCGGGCTGCAAACCCGGTTTTTTTTATTAGTTAATAGCACTGATATTTCCAGTCATTGCCGCATGCCTACCACATTGGTAAGGAGCAATTTGGGCGGCCATTTCGGCAGTCAAAGTAAATGTGATGCCAGTATCCGTTGCTATGAAATTTACAGCTGAATTACTTTCGAAAGTTCCGACCACATCATTTTGTGCCAATAGCGTCGTATTTCCTATTCCTCTGATCGTAAATGGATGGGGAAGTCCAGCCAAGTTTATAATCTGATAGCGTGATCCGATTTTGAGCGTTAATGCAGCATTATCCATATTTAAAGTAGAAGTTGCACCGCTACCCTCAATTGATGTAAAGATATAAGCCGATGTTCCAACATTATTTGCAGTGATCGTTGCAGAAATTGCGTTAGGGTCAGGAATTTCATCTTCTTTTGAGCAGCCTAGGGTAATCGTGAATAGAAATAATCCTGTGATAAATACTTTGATTGTCTGTTTCATAAAATTTGATTTATACAGACAGATACGACAAAAATATGACGATTGGATCAAAAAAAGAACCGTCCCGATTTCTCGGAACGGCTCAACCCAGCACTATGAAGAAAAGCTATTTAAAGCCTTACTGACAATGAAACATGGATGTGATAAGAATGTTTTAAACTCTGGAAAAATATTTAACTTTTTTTCTTAAAATTTAAACTCATAGCCCGCAGTGATAAATCTAGGAATACCTACTTTTATGCCTTGAGGCCTTCGTGTAGCGATATAGCGTTCATCTGATAGGTTTTTAATACTTAAATTAAATCTAGAATTCCATCTTTCTACATCATAACTCAGCATTGCATCAAATATCGTGTAAGCATCAATTTTACCAATTCTACCATCTAAGGACGGAACAACAGTATTTAATTCATCTCCAAACTGCTCTCCTACATAATTCATGGATAATCTTGCACCGAAACCAGATTCAGTTTCCAAAGTCAAAGCTGAATTCACAAACCAGTTTGGCGCATAGGGAGTTCTATTTCCATTAATATTGACATCATCTACAAATCTATCTGCAGCATATGTTGACAATGCATATGTTGCATTCACATCGTAAGTTAATTTAGTTTTTGAAAATCCAAGTAGATTGCTAAAATCAAAAATGAGTGCAGATTCCACCCCTCTGTGTCTCGTAGCACCTGCATTGACTACACCAAAACCAAGTCCTCCTGCAGATTCTGATACAGGTATAATTTGATTGCTAAAATCCATAAAAAATCCAGTCATTTCCATAAATGCCCAACTAGACAATTCTGATCTGAAACCTAATTCATAATTCCAGCTTTCTTCTGCATTTAAATCTAAAACATCACCTGTGGAAGTGATAGCATCTTTCGTTCTTGGAGGAGCATATCCTTTGTGAATGCCTCCAAAGAAATTAAGCTTCTGAATCGGTCTATAATTGAATCCCATTCCAGGGATGATTTCATGGATCACATTTCCAGCAACCAAGGCTGTATCTCTCACTCCTATCCCTGCAAAACTTCTCCTTCTAATATCTCTTTCATAGTTGAAGTTTTCATATCTGACACCAATATTGAAATCAATTTTTTCTGAAAGTGAAAATTTATTTTGAGCATAGGCTGAAAAAGCATTCCCTGTTCTCACTTCATCTTCTACAAGATCCCCACTTTTTACACCCGCTTTTGTCCCGTTTACTCTTTGTTCATTGGCTTGCTCCCAAAGCAATCTGGTTCCAACAGTAAGTTCATTTTTCAGATTGAATAAGTTATGATCAACTTCTAACCTTGGCTCAATCCCTCCAACTGCAAATTGTCTATTTCTATTTCCAGTACCATCCCTCATAAAAATAGCTCCTCCAGGGATATCTCTGTCTCCCCAAACTACTCCAGTCCAATTTGAAGGAGGCGTATTTGTACTGTTAATTGTAAAATCTTGTCTATTCCAATTTCTTGTTGTTGTGTAAGCATATGCAATGGTATTCAATCTCACCTTTTCACTAAATCTATATTTATGGCTGAAACTGATAGAATATCTAGAAACATCAAGCTGATCATCGGGAGCAAGTCTCGTAAAATCCTGTCCACCTTGATCATACATGACTTGATTCAAACCAATATATGTGGAATTCGAAACTTCATTGTACAATCCTAATTTCAAACCTAGCTCAGATTTGTCATTGATATTGAATAAAAATTTGGTATTGAAATCAGTAATATCAAAACTTGTTGGGCCAACATTATCCGCTCTCTTTTTCAAAAGATTGACTTGCATACCTGTATTCCCGAAGGTATTGCCATAATTAACCAAACCAGAAAAATACCCACCTTGACCTCCTTGAATTCTTATAGAGCCTTCTTGCTCTTGTGGGGGATTTGGAGAAATATAATTCACTACTCCTCCAATGGTCTGAGGACCATACAGAATCTGACCTGATCCTTTCAAAATCTCAACACCAGCCATTCTATCTATAGCTGGAGTATAATACATTTCAGGCTCTCCATAAGGTGCAAGCGCTACTGGAACACCATCTTCAAGAACCAAAACTGATCTACTTCTATCTGGATCTAATCCTCTAATCCCAATATTGACACGCATACCAATACCTTCTTCATCTACCACATGTACACCAGGAGATCTTCTTAACACTTCATTTCCACTGATTGGAGAAATTGTATTCAATTCTCTTTGATCAATATAAGTAACAGAACCAGGCACTTTACTAAAAACCCGATCCTTGTCTGCTATAACTGTTATTTGCGGCATCTCCACGCCGGTTTCCATAAAAACCAAATCCAATTGATTGATTTGACCTTCTTTTACATTCACCTCTTTTGTAAATGTTTTAAAACCTACAGCCGAAACTTTTATGGTATATTCTCCATCTTCTAGATCGTATATTGCAAAAGTTCCATCCAGATTTGAATAGGCTCCTTTTACAGTACCCATGACCAAAATATTTGCAAAAGGAATTATCTCTCCATCTAAAGATTTTATTTTCCCTGTTATTACCAAAGATTTTTCATCACCATTATTTACTGCTGCTTGTAAATCTGCTGTTCCTAAAAACATTCCAATCAAGCATGTCAAAGCAATTAATTTTAATTTCATAGATAATTTTTGACTATTCTTATTTAGATTTAGTATAATTAATGATGCAAAAGTATTCTCTATTTAAACTTGATCCAAATAAGCTTTAATAATTTTTCATACTTTTTACCTATCTGTCTTTTCAAGAAATAGAAAAAATCAATTAGACGTGAATTTTAAAATACGAACCCAAAATGAAATCAGATTTAATCAAAATTTATAATAAACACTACTTCTTCTTGATGTTTGATTTCCTATAACTCTATGTGGTAGTCTAAATAAATTAAAGAGGTTTTACATAATTAACATCGCTTTAGGTAGAGCAAAAAACTTCTTATGGGCATACAGGAAATAAATTTTCTTTGCAGTAATCAATTTTAAAGGACATATACATCTAATTATAATAAGCAAAGAGTGAAATAAAATTCTTTTATTTGCGAAGTGCAAGCTGGCTTGTCGCTGTTTCGTCTGACGAAAGAGAGGAAAGTCCGGGCAACATAGAGCGCCATACTTCCTAACGGGAAGGGGTCAAGTTGGTGACGACTTGGCTACAGATAGTGCCACAGAAAATATACCGCCCCGATCTTGATCGGAGTAAGGGTGAAATGGTGGGGTAAGAGCCCACCGTCCCAATGGCGACATTGGGAGCAGGGCAAACCTTATGGGTTGAAAGACCAAATAGGTCCCGCACCAGATTCAATTCTGGAAAAGGCTGCTCGTCTTTCTGCGGGATGGGTAGGTTGATTGAGTCTGTTCGCGAGGGCAGATCTAGATAAATGACAAGCATTCTTATTGCAAAGCAAAAAGAACACAGAACCCGGCTTATAGGCTTGCACTCTTTTTACATCAAATCTTAAATCTACGATATGGCAAAAATTCTAATTATTGACGATGAAAAGGTCATCCGGGCCACTTTGAAAGAAATTTTAGAATACGAAAAATATGAAATCTCCGAAGCTCAGGACGGAGAAGAAGGATGGAGAAAAATCCAAGAAGAAGATTTTGATCTCGTCCTATGTGACATCAAAATGCCTAAAATGGATGGAATGGAAGTATTAGAAAAAGCCTCCACTTTAGAAAAGCAACCGCAGTTCATTATGATTTCTGCCCATGGGTCCATTGAGACAGCCGTAGAAGCTACTAAAAAAGGAGCTTTTGATTTTGTTCCAAAACCACCTGACCTCAATAGACTTTTGCTTACAGTAAGAAATGCTTTGGATAAAAAGGAGCTTGTAACTGAAACCAAAACACTTAAGAAAAAGCTATCTAAAAAGCTAGATATGGTGGGTGAGTCTGAACCAATCAAGCGAGTAAAAGATACCATTGAAAAAGTAGCTCCGACTGATGCAAGAGTCCTGATTACAGGGCCAAATGGTACAGGAAAGGAACTTGTTGCACATTGGTTGCATCAAAAAAGCAATAGGTCAACAGCACCTTTCATTGCGGTAAACTGCGCAGCAATACCAGCTGAATTAATAGAAAGTGAATTGTTTGGTCATGAAAAAGGTGCTTTTACATCTGCTGTCAAGCAAAGACAAGGTAAATTTGAGCAAGCAGACGGTGGTACTTTGTTTTTAGATGAAATCGGAGATATGAGTTTATCTGCACAAGCGAAAGTATTGAGAGCACTGCAAGAGCATAAAGTATCTCGTGTAGGAGGCGATAAAGATATTAAGGTTGATGTTAGAGTATTGGCTGCTACAAATAAAGATTTGAAGAAGGAAATTGAAGAGGGGAAATTTAGAGAAGATCTTTATCACAGGTTGAGCGTCATCCTAATTCAAGTTCCCCCTTTGAAAGACAGGCAAGAAGACATTCCTTTATTAGTAGATAGATTCTTGGAGGACATTTCAAAAGAATATGGAACAGCCAAGAAGGAAATTGATAAAAATGCACTCTCAAAACTCAAAGAATATCCCTGGACTGGAAATATTAGAGAATTGAGAAATGTTGTGGAAAGATTGGTGATTTTGGGAGAAAAAACGATTTGTCTCGAAGACATAAAAAAATATGCTGACTTTCAATAGTCAGCATATTTTTTAACCTCTAATTTCTTTTGCGTCAAGAGCTTTGGCATAAGCTGGGCATGGTCTACTTGAAGCACAAGAACTTAATGCCAAAATTCCCACCGCCATGATAGCAACGATTAACCTTTTCATAGATTTATTTTTTAATAGAAATCAAATATGTTTTATTTTTTGAGCAATACAAAATTAAATGACCATTAAGTTACATCCTCTGACATCACTATTGTCAAATCGACCTAATATTTCTAGTTCGCCTGCTTTATCAAATCTCCCCAAATCCTGTGTTTCTAGAAAAGCACAAGAGTGAAAATTAGCTAAATCAATAATATTTATTCCACCTTGACTTCTTTCAGCCCAAGTATATGGATCATTGACATCTCTAAGCATAACGTGCATTGTATCAGGCAAAGTATATTTACCATTCCCAACAGAATAAGCTTGCGACATCAATTCTGTCATACCATATTCAGAGTGAATTTCTTTCTGATGAAAAGCAATTTTTAAAATTTCATGAACCTCTTCGCGAATCATTTCCTTCCTTCTACCTTTCATCCCTCCAGTTTCCATCACGATTAAATTATCCATTTTGGGAAAATCAAAACTACTTTCAGCAAGGTCTAATAGCGCAAAAGTGACCCCAAGAAGGAGCACTTTTTTATCGTCATTTTTTAAAACCTGAAGTCTTTCTATCAATTCATCATGATTGTAAAGATATGTGCCCGAGTAAATTGACTTGGATTGTTGGATAAAATATTCCGCCATGCTGACTAAAGAACTTCCTGGACGTTCCATATAAGCAGGCAAAAGTGCCAAAATATGGAAATTTGAAATATCCCCATATACTTTTTCAAACTGATTCAGCGTATGTCTTAAATAAAATTCTTTTGACCAAATATAATGTTTGCTAGTAATTGCTCCGCTTGTGCCACTACTTGAATAATAATCTTTAAATACTGCAGATCCACCCGTTACAACTTGATGATCTTTAAAAAATCTAAGTGGTAAAAATGGTATTTTTTCTATTCTATTGATTTGGTTAACATCAATTTTTCTCGCTTCTAAGTACCTTTTATAAATTTTATTTTCCACCGCTTGGAATTTAAAAAGCTCTAAAGCCATTTTTTCAAAATTTTTTATCCTTGAATAAAGGATATCTTCAGAAAAACTTTTGAAATAATTCATCGTTTTATAATTTGTCTTGTCAAAATTAAGCAATTTTACAAGAGTAGAATCCTAATCAATAAATCCTAGGCATGGACAGCATCAAACACCTGATTTACACCTTACTTTTTA is drawn from Belliella baltica DSM 15883 and contains these coding sequences:
- a CDS encoding TonB-dependent receptor, yielding MKLKLIALTCLIGMFLGTADLQAAVNNGDEKSLVITGKIKSLDGEIIPFANILVMGTVKGAYSNLDGTFAIYDLEDGEYTIKVSAVGFKTFTKEVNVKEGQINQLDLVFMETGVEMPQITVIADKDRVFSKVPGSVTYIDQRELNTISPISGNEVLRRSPGVHVVDEEGIGMRVNIGIRGLDPDRSRSVLVLEDGVPVALAPYGEPEMYYTPAIDRMAGVEILKGSGQILYGPQTIGGVVNYISPNPPQEQEGSIRIQGGQGGYFSGLVNYGNTFGNTGMQVNLLKKRADNVGPTSFDITDFNTKFLFNINDKSELGLKLGLYNEVSNSTYIGLNQVMYDQGGQDFTRLAPDDQLDVSRYSISFSHKYRFSEKVRLNTIAYAYTTTRNWNRQDFTINSTNTPPSNWTGVVWGDRDIPGGAIFMRDGTGNRNRQFAVGGIEPRLEVDHNLFNLKNELTVGTRLLWEQANEQRVNGTKAGVKSGDLVEDEVRTGNAFSAYAQNKFSLSEKIDFNIGVRYENFNYERDIRRRSFAGIGVRDTALVAGNVIHEIIPGMGFNYRPIQKLNFFGGIHKGYAPPRTKDAITSTGDVLDLNAEESWNYELGFRSELSSWAFMEMTGFFMDFSNQIIPVSESAGGLGFGVVNAGATRHRGVESALIFDFSNLLGFSKTKLTYDVNATYALSTYAADRFVDDVNINGNRTPYAPNWFVNSALTLETESGFGARLSMNYVGEQFGDELNTVVPSLDGRIGKIDAYTIFDAMLSYDVERWNSRFNLSIKNLSDERYIATRRPQGIKVGIPRFITAGYEFKF
- a CDS encoding sigma-54-dependent transcriptional regulator, translated to MAKILIIDDEKVIRATLKEILEYEKYEISEAQDGEEGWRKIQEEDFDLVLCDIKMPKMDGMEVLEKASTLEKQPQFIMISAHGSIETAVEATKKGAFDFVPKPPDLNRLLLTVRNALDKKELVTETKTLKKKLSKKLDMVGESEPIKRVKDTIEKVAPTDARVLITGPNGTGKELVAHWLHQKSNRSTAPFIAVNCAAIPAELIESELFGHEKGAFTSAVKQRQGKFEQADGGTLFLDEIGDMSLSAQAKVLRALQEHKVSRVGGDKDIKVDVRVLAATNKDLKKEIEEGKFREDLYHRLSVILIQVPPLKDRQEDIPLLVDRFLEDISKEYGTAKKEIDKNALSKLKEYPWTGNIRELRNVVERLVILGEKTICLEDIKKYADFQ
- a CDS encoding acyltransferase, which codes for MNYFKSFSEDILYSRIKNFEKMALELFKFQAVENKIYKRYLEARKIDVNQINRIEKIPFLPLRFFKDHQVVTGGSAVFKDYYSSSGTSGAITSKHYIWSKEFYLRHTLNQFEKVYGDISNFHILALLPAYMERPGSSLVSMAEYFIQQSKSIYSGTYLYNHDELIERLQVLKNDDKKVLLLGVTFALLDLAESSFDFPKMDNLIVMETGGMKGRRKEMIREEVHEILKIAFHQKEIHSEYGMTELMSQAYSVGNGKYTLPDTMHVMLRDVNDPYTWAERSQGGINIIDLANFHSCAFLETQDLGRFDKAGELEILGRFDNSDVRGCNLMVI